In a single window of the Streptomyces cinnabarinus genome:
- the sigJ gene encoding RNA polymerase sigma factor SigJ, which yields MTTPWEQSQQEAEEQRHPGLGAIMSERRQLLNLAYRLLGSLADAEDVVQEAYTRWYAMSRARQEAVESPGAWLTTVASRICLNILGSARRRRETYVGEWIPEPLPDPAEWIAGAAGGTGQDPADRITLDESVSMAFLVVFESLTPAERVAFVLHDVFRYPFAEVAEILGRSPAACRQLASSARRRIAARAEASPDATRQASVVRRFKTAWEAQDIEALLGLLDPGATAISDGGGRAIAHPLPIEGAERIAQLYLTIARLAPARTILERTVNGLPGLVIESEGRIETVFAFDVAEDDRITRIWAVRNPDKLQPWQVS from the coding sequence ATGACCACCCCCTGGGAACAGTCACAGCAAGAGGCGGAGGAGCAACGCCACCCGGGCCTGGGCGCGATCATGAGCGAGCGGCGCCAACTGCTCAATCTCGCCTACCGGTTGCTCGGGTCCCTGGCCGACGCGGAGGACGTCGTCCAGGAGGCCTACACCCGTTGGTACGCGATGTCCCGGGCGCGGCAGGAGGCCGTCGAGTCCCCCGGCGCCTGGCTGACGACGGTGGCCAGCCGCATCTGCCTGAACATTCTCGGCTCGGCGCGCAGGCGAAGGGAGACATACGTCGGTGAGTGGATCCCGGAGCCGCTGCCCGACCCGGCCGAGTGGATCGCCGGGGCGGCCGGCGGCACCGGGCAGGACCCGGCCGACCGGATCACCCTCGACGAGTCGGTGAGCATGGCCTTCCTGGTCGTGTTCGAGTCGCTGACCCCCGCCGAGCGCGTCGCGTTCGTGCTGCACGACGTCTTCCGCTATCCGTTCGCCGAGGTGGCCGAGATCCTCGGCCGCAGCCCGGCGGCCTGCCGTCAGTTGGCGTCCTCGGCCCGCCGTCGCATCGCCGCGCGTGCGGAGGCGAGCCCGGACGCGACCCGGCAGGCAAGCGTCGTACGGCGGTTCAAGACGGCCTGGGAAGCACAGGACATCGAGGCGCTGCTCGGCCTCCTCGACCCGGGTGCCACCGCGATCTCCGACGGTGGAGGCCGCGCCATCGCCCACCCGCTGCCGATCGAGGGTGCGGAGCGGATCGCACAGCTCTACCTCACCATCGCCCGGCTGGCGCCCGCCCGGACGATCCTCGAACGCACCGTCAACGGACTGCCGGGCCTGGTGATCGAGTCGGAGGGCCGGATCGAGACGGTGTTCGCGTTCGATGTCGCCGAGGACGACCGGATCACGCGCATCTGGGCGGTGCGCAACCCGGACAAGCTCCAGCCGTGGCAGGTGTCCTGA
- a CDS encoding LUD domain-containing protein, with product MNDFQEIADRVEIEALRSEFTDAAMMRDRARLAALFTPHGVLRMPSIPVEFVGREEIRTGAERLQSQWDFFVQNSHPGTIRLDGDTATGRTYIQEVARVLNGRSGLNFATYHDSYERTPEGWKFAERVYEVQYLDMTPLRGSAPGPDWVWDDASAAVTVDAFNEPASAERLDRATAALRANGFTAELLDDAAAARARVKELIPEGAGVFTGASETLRLSGIAQDIEESDRHEAIRPRVLKMDRATESDEIRRLVATPDVFVASVAAVTETGSLVIASGSGSQLPASAGGAAKAIWIVGAQKVVPDLTTALRRIEEHALPLENERAQAVYGQPSALNRLLVLNADPQPGRGTVLLLREAIGF from the coding sequence GTGAACGACTTCCAGGAGATCGCCGACCGCGTCGAAATCGAGGCGCTGCGCAGCGAGTTCACCGACGCGGCCATGATGCGCGACCGCGCCCGCCTCGCCGCGCTGTTCACCCCCCACGGAGTGCTGCGCATGCCCAGCATCCCGGTCGAGTTCGTCGGCCGGGAGGAGATCCGGACCGGAGCCGAACGTCTGCAATCCCAGTGGGACTTCTTCGTGCAGAACAGCCACCCGGGCACGATCCGCCTCGACGGCGACACGGCCACGGGCCGCACCTACATCCAGGAGGTCGCGCGGGTCCTCAACGGCCGCTCGGGGCTGAACTTCGCCACCTACCATGACAGTTACGAGCGGACACCGGAGGGTTGGAAGTTCGCCGAGCGGGTCTACGAGGTCCAGTATCTCGACATGACTCCGCTGCGGGGTTCTGCGCCCGGCCCCGACTGGGTATGGGACGATGCCTCGGCAGCAGTCACGGTCGACGCCTTCAACGAACCGGCGTCCGCCGAACGCCTCGACCGTGCGACAGCGGCACTACGGGCGAACGGCTTCACCGCAGAACTGCTCGACGACGCCGCGGCGGCCCGCGCCCGCGTCAAGGAGCTGATACCGGAGGGTGCGGGCGTGTTCACCGGCGCCAGCGAGACGCTTCGCCTCTCCGGCATCGCGCAGGACATCGAGGAGAGCGACCGCCACGAGGCCATCCGGCCACGCGTACTGAAGATGGACCGCGCCACCGAGTCCGACGAGATCCGCCGACTGGTGGCCACCCCGGACGTCTTCGTCGCCAGCGTCGCGGCCGTCACGGAGACCGGCTCCCTCGTCATCGCCTCGGGCAGCGGCAGCCAACTACCCGCCTCCGCGGGCGGAGCCGCGAAGGCGATCTGGATCGTCGGCGCGCAGAAAGTGGTGCCCGACCTGACCACGGCGCTGCGCCGTATCGAGGAACACGCCCTCCCACTGGAGAACGAACGCGCCCAGGCGGTCTACGGCCAGCCGAGTGCGCTCAACCGTCTCCTCGTCCTCAACGCCGATCCGCAGCCCGGCCGCGGCACTGTCCTACTGCTGCGCGAGGCCATCGGATTCTGA
- a CDS encoding tetratricopeptide repeat protein, which produces MAFQAGQGEWFCARDWARRLGDQGRLAQALEVLTPYVATGWWPAAQAQAELLENWGRVEEAIALACPYARTGGPPLEVLARLLARHGRNDEAVTRLIPGIEDWVLATTLVEIAAGTDRDEDIAALLAARIPADHRCEDPWCCRGLDPDTAVGLLAVIRERQGRVDEAIALLRTRHITSVNHHDQLADLLARHGRIEELRAYARSEDLGLATQRLAEVLEEHGDVEGAIAAYRQTDDSDDSPVCRPRNAVQLAALLARHGRGGEAIEVMRTVVDEPGGADDWLVDTLCTLYADHGRAHDGLAHLDVLKARHGGEEEWDFFMLRLRLMADCGRLDEGIARARVHPEGGTSYAAVTISDLLAKTGRTEEAVAVLEPHATANRAAMAALLIELGRVKEAVALLQWRRSEPVEHVWSGTFRRTDRPQ; this is translated from the coding sequence GTGGCGTTCCAGGCCGGCCAAGGGGAGTGGTTCTGCGCGCGGGACTGGGCGCGGCGGCTCGGGGACCAGGGCAGGCTGGCGCAGGCATTGGAGGTGCTCACTCCCTACGTCGCCACAGGCTGGTGGCCGGCCGCCCAAGCCCAGGCGGAACTGCTGGAGAACTGGGGGCGGGTAGAGGAAGCGATCGCACTGGCCTGCCCGTACGCACGGACCGGAGGGCCGCCGCTGGAGGTCCTGGCGCGCCTTCTGGCCCGGCACGGACGCAACGACGAGGCGGTCACGCGACTGATCCCCGGAATCGAGGACTGGGTCCTGGCCACCACCCTGGTCGAGATCGCCGCGGGGACGGACCGGGACGAGGACATCGCCGCATTGCTGGCCGCTCGGATTCCGGCCGATCACCGCTGCGAGGACCCTTGGTGCTGCCGCGGTCTGGACCCCGACACGGCAGTTGGGCTGCTCGCCGTGATCCGCGAACGCCAGGGCCGCGTCGATGAAGCGATCGCTCTGCTGCGTACCCGGCACATAACCTCCGTCAACCACCACGATCAACTGGCCGACCTGTTGGCCAGGCACGGCCGGATCGAGGAACTGCGTGCGTACGCGAGGTCCGAAGATCTCGGGCTCGCCACGCAGCGCCTTGCTGAGGTGCTGGAGGAGCACGGGGACGTGGAAGGCGCGATCGCCGCATACCGACAAACGGACGACTCAGACGACTCACCGGTCTGTCGGCCTCGCAACGCGGTGCAACTCGCGGCGCTCCTGGCCCGGCACGGCCGGGGCGGCGAGGCGATCGAGGTGATGCGTACGGTCGTGGACGAACCCGGCGGCGCGGACGACTGGCTCGTCGACACGCTGTGCACCCTGTACGCCGATCACGGCCGCGCCCACGACGGCCTGGCTCACCTCGACGTGCTCAAGGCACGCCACGGCGGTGAGGAGGAGTGGGACTTCTTCATGCTGCGCCTTCGGCTCATGGCCGACTGCGGCCGGCTCGATGAGGGAATCGCACGGGCGCGGGTGCATCCCGAGGGCGGTACGTCGTACGCGGCCGTGACCATCTCCGACCTGCTCGCCAAGACCGGTCGGACCGAGGAGGCCGTCGCCGTTCTCGAACCGCACGCCACTGCCAACCGCGCAGCCATGGCCGCCCTCCTCATCGAGCTGGGCCGAGTCAAGGAGGCGGTGGCACTCCTGCAGTGGCGTCGGTCCGAGCCGGTCGAACATGTCTGGAGCGGCACGTTCAGGCGTACCGACCGCCCACAGTGA
- a CDS encoding RNA polymerase subunit sigma-70, with product MSADTRLEELGVSGLGEVDEPTFSGLAERHRRELHVHCYRMLGSFEDAEDTVQETFLRAWRRRDTFEGRSTFRAWLYRIATNACLDLLAKRRPEPATGGEVLWLQPYPDRLLDELPAGDADEPETVAVARETIELAYLVAVQHLAPRPRAVLILRDVLGWPAKDVAEILGDSVNSVNSALQRARAGMREHLPAERQDWTGGDEDAGTRELVRRYTDASVATDIPTLASMLRDDVRCSMPPTPGLYIGRDAVVRDWVESGFEGVKGLRGVFTSVNRQPAVAFYLWQKEEGAYLPLTIDVLRVTGGAITEIVTFHDDQFPRLGLPERLSADGTE from the coding sequence ATGAGTGCGGACACGCGGCTGGAGGAGCTGGGCGTGAGCGGTCTGGGTGAGGTCGACGAGCCGACGTTCTCGGGGCTGGCGGAGCGGCACCGCAGGGAGCTGCACGTGCACTGCTACCGGATGCTCGGGTCGTTCGAGGACGCCGAGGACACCGTGCAGGAGACGTTCCTGCGTGCCTGGCGGAGGCGGGACACTTTCGAGGGGCGGTCGACGTTCCGGGCCTGGCTGTACCGGATCGCCACCAACGCCTGCCTGGACCTGCTTGCCAAGCGCCGCCCGGAGCCCGCGACCGGCGGCGAGGTGCTGTGGCTCCAGCCGTACCCGGACCGGCTGCTCGACGAGCTGCCCGCCGGCGACGCGGACGAGCCGGAGACCGTCGCCGTTGCGCGGGAGACGATCGAGCTGGCGTACCTGGTCGCGGTCCAGCACCTCGCTCCGCGTCCGCGGGCCGTGCTGATCCTGCGGGACGTGCTCGGCTGGCCGGCGAAGGACGTCGCGGAGATCCTCGGGGACTCCGTGAACTCGGTGAACAGCGCGTTGCAGCGGGCCCGCGCCGGCATGCGGGAGCACCTGCCCGCCGAGCGGCAGGACTGGACCGGCGGCGACGAGGACGCGGGGACGCGCGAACTGGTACGCCGCTACACCGACGCCAGCGTGGCCACGGACATCCCGACGCTCGCCTCGATGCTGCGGGACGACGTCCGGTGCTCGATGCCGCCCACGCCGGGGCTGTACATCGGCCGCGACGCGGTGGTGAGGGACTGGGTCGAGAGCGGCTTCGAGGGCGTGAAGGGCCTGCGCGGCGTCTTCACCTCCGTGAACCGGCAGCCCGCCGTCGCGTTCTATCTCTGGCAGAAGGAGGAGGGCGCGTACCTGCCCCTGACGATCGACGTCCTGCGTGTCACCGGCGGGGCGATCACCGAGATCGTCACGTTCCACGACGACCAGTTCCCGCGGCTCGGGCTGCCGGAGCGCCTGTCGGCGGACGGCACGGAGTAG
- a CDS encoding DUF6069 family protein — protein sequence MRTLALRRGARVVVVAEEWYDAFAVVTRGRVQLELRDGEPGPVLGRDAGFWLRGTGVRALRNPGRRTARVRVAVRQLPNDGGTNDMSQVSGRTGHTHRLRGLVGTGLVATLVATVATTLAAALAQAVGVDFEIPDGGETIPLSGFAVVTGFFSVVGVVIAVALRRWSNRPAERFAWTAVSLTVISLVPPLLTGANTATTITLLGLHLVAATVMIPTLTRSLCTRTE from the coding sequence GTGCGGACGCTCGCGCTGCGCCGTGGCGCGCGTGTCGTGGTGGTCGCGGAGGAATGGTACGACGCGTTCGCCGTCGTCACTCGCGGGCGGGTCCAGCTGGAACTGCGCGACGGCGAGCCCGGGCCGGTCCTTGGACGCGACGCCGGGTTCTGGCTCCGCGGCACCGGCGTCCGCGCGTTGCGGAACCCCGGCCGTCGTACGGCGAGGGTGCGCGTGGCCGTACGCCAGCTACCGAACGATGGAGGAACGAACGACATGAGCCAGGTATCGGGCCGGACCGGTCACACCCATCGACTCCGCGGGCTCGTCGGCACCGGCCTCGTTGCCACGCTCGTAGCGACGGTGGCCACCACGCTCGCCGCTGCGCTGGCACAGGCCGTTGGCGTCGACTTCGAGATCCCTGATGGCGGCGAGACGATCCCGTTGTCCGGGTTCGCCGTGGTGACCGGATTCTTCTCGGTCGTGGGTGTCGTCATCGCCGTCGCTCTTCGACGCTGGAGCAATCGCCCGGCCGAGCGATTCGCGTGGACGGCGGTTTCACTGACCGTGATCTCGCTGGTCCCGCCCCTCCTCACCGGGGCGAACACCGCCACCACGATCACCCTCCTCGGGCTGCACCTCGTCGCTGCGACGGTAATGATCCCTACCCTGACGCGGAGCCTTTGCACCCGGACCGAGTGA
- a CDS encoding ArsR/SmtB family transcription factor, whose protein sequence is MARAATTSDAFNAIAEPQRRDILALLRAGERPVTDLAHELGMSQPQASKHLRVLREVGLVRVRGVGKQRLYGLDARGLRPIHEWVGGFEQFWNESFDRLDTYVQDLKQARQEG, encoded by the coding sequence ATGGCACGAGCAGCGACGACGTCGGATGCGTTCAACGCGATCGCCGAGCCGCAGCGCCGGGACATCCTGGCGCTGCTGCGGGCGGGTGAGCGGCCCGTGACCGACCTGGCTCACGAGCTGGGGATGAGCCAGCCGCAGGCGTCCAAGCACCTGCGGGTGCTCCGGGAGGTGGGGCTGGTGCGGGTGCGTGGGGTGGGCAAGCAGCGTCTCTACGGGTTGGACGCTCGCGGGCTGCGGCCGATACACGAGTGGGTCGGCGGGTTCGAGCAGTTCTGGAACGAGAGCTTCGACCGCCTGGACACCTATGTGCAGGACCTGAAGCAGGCACGGCAGGAGGGATGA
- a CDS encoding SRPBCC family protein: MAEARQDTRAESVTTDREIVISRVIDAPRELVFEAFTEVRHLSQWWGPEGFTTTTRSFEFREGGEWDFVLHGPDGTDYSEWIRWRRIVPAERIELLHGESPDDPNAFESVLTFTPDGAATRIEMRTLFPTKELRDQAVEKYHAIEGGRQTLSSLAAYVADLVRKGAEN, translated from the coding sequence ATGGCAGAGGCAAGGCAGGACACGCGGGCGGAGTCGGTGACGACCGACCGGGAGATCGTGATCTCCCGGGTTATCGACGCCCCGCGGGAGCTGGTGTTCGAGGCGTTCACCGAGGTCCGGCACCTGTCGCAGTGGTGGGGTCCGGAGGGGTTCACCACGACGACGCGGTCCTTCGAGTTCCGCGAGGGCGGGGAGTGGGACTTCGTGCTGCACGGTCCGGACGGGACCGACTACTCCGAGTGGATCCGCTGGCGGCGGATCGTCCCGGCGGAGCGGATCGAGCTGCTGCACGGTGAGTCGCCCGACGACCCGAACGCCTTCGAGTCGGTGCTGACCTTCACCCCGGACGGCGCGGCGACCCGGATCGAGATGCGCACGCTGTTCCCCACCAAGGAACTGCGCGACCAGGCGGTCGAGAAGTACCACGCGATCGAAGGCGGCCGGCAGACCCTGAGCAGCCTGGCGGCCTACGTCGCCGACCTCGTGCGGAAGGGGGCGGAGAACTGA
- a CDS encoding dihydrofolate reductase family protein, protein MAGKVFFSVSMSLDGFIAPESVPNEDILFAPDKQDDPDVQRWAAQWTELQQWVFPLRFFRENLKLGEGGEEGRDNDIARETFERTGASVMGKRMFDLGEQAWPEEAPFHTPVYVVTHTKRDPWERPGGTTFHFVTDGIEHALDQAREAAGDRDVRIAGGGATILEYVNAGLVDEFSIALSPVLFGSGTRLFEGVDASRIALEQVRSEPSSRVTHLTYAVRQR, encoded by the coding sequence ATGGCCGGGAAGGTGTTCTTCAGTGTGTCGATGTCGCTGGACGGCTTCATCGCGCCCGAGTCCGTGCCGAATGAGGACATCCTCTTCGCACCCGACAAGCAGGACGACCCGGACGTCCAACGCTGGGCGGCGCAGTGGACGGAACTCCAGCAGTGGGTCTTCCCGCTGCGGTTCTTCCGGGAGAACCTGAAGCTGGGCGAGGGCGGCGAGGAGGGCCGCGACAACGACATCGCGCGGGAGACGTTCGAGCGCACGGGCGCGAGCGTCATGGGCAAGCGCATGTTCGACCTCGGCGAGCAGGCATGGCCGGAGGAGGCGCCGTTCCACACGCCGGTCTACGTCGTGACCCACACCAAGCGTGACCCGTGGGAGCGGCCCGGCGGCACCACGTTCCATTTCGTCACCGACGGCATCGAGCACGCCCTCGACCAGGCCCGCGAGGCCGCCGGCGACCGGGACGTCCGTATCGCCGGCGGCGGTGCGACGATCCTGGAGTACGTGAACGCCGGACTGGTCGACGAGTTCTCGATCGCGCTGTCACCGGTGCTCTTCGGCTCCGGAACCCGCCTCTTCGAGGGCGTGGACGCGTCCAGGATCGCGCTGGAGCAGGTCCGTTCGGAGCCGTCGTCACGGGTGACGCACCTGACCTACGCCGTGCGCCAGAGGTAA
- a CDS encoding DUF2867 domain-containing protein gives MSDLRLPSTDHTTRPWRIHEIAGDFRLEDLWMLPTPGGPHDLQHLVEQMANGKDGPDGGNPVGRFLFAVRWKLGALLGWDKPDSGVGGRVETLRDRLPDDLRDGTRGPDLTSAPFTSVFQTHDEWAAEYANKTMHGVMHIGWVADGKGGYHGQMAVLVKPNGRLGSLYMLGIKPFRYLGVYPALMRSIGREWRENAARRTAP, from the coding sequence ATGAGTGATCTGCGCCTTCCCTCGACCGACCACACAACCCGCCCCTGGCGGATCCATGAGATCGCCGGCGACTTCCGGCTCGAGGATCTGTGGATGCTGCCGACGCCGGGCGGCCCTCACGACCTCCAGCACCTCGTCGAGCAGATGGCGAACGGCAAGGATGGTCCGGACGGCGGCAACCCCGTGGGCCGCTTCCTCTTCGCCGTCCGCTGGAAGCTCGGCGCGCTGCTCGGCTGGGACAAGCCGGACTCGGGCGTCGGCGGCCGGGTGGAGACCCTGCGCGACCGCCTGCCCGACGACCTGCGCGACGGCACGCGGGGGCCCGACCTCACCTCGGCGCCCTTCACCTCCGTCTTCCAGACACACGATGAGTGGGCCGCCGAGTACGCCAACAAGACCATGCACGGGGTCATGCACATCGGGTGGGTCGCCGACGGGAAGGGCGGCTACCACGGCCAGATGGCGGTCCTGGTCAAGCCCAACGGCCGCCTCGGTTCCCTGTACATGCTAGGCATCAAACCCTTCCGGTACCTGGGCGTGTACCCGGCGCTGATGCGATCGATCGGCCGGGAGTGGCGCGAGAACGCAGCACGCCGGACGGCACCCTGA
- a CDS encoding TetR/AcrR family transcriptional regulator, with protein MGAIRTPRDKWIEEGLRALAAGGPEAVRVEVLAQTLGVSKGGFYGYFRNRAALLEEMLDTWERGVTEDVIERIERDGGDARERLGRLFDFVGSSETPVTNAGVELAIRDWARRDEDVAQCLRRADNRRMDYLRELYGAFCPDEGDVEARCLITFSLRIGDHLIAADNGPRSRPEVLAAVRARLLG; from the coding sequence ATGGGCGCGATCCGTACGCCGAGGGACAAGTGGATCGAGGAGGGGCTGCGGGCGCTTGCCGCCGGTGGCCCCGAGGCCGTCCGGGTCGAGGTCCTCGCCCAGACGCTCGGCGTCAGCAAAGGCGGCTTCTACGGTTATTTCCGCAATCGCGCCGCCCTGCTGGAGGAGATGCTCGACACCTGGGAGCGCGGAGTCACCGAGGATGTCATAGAACGGATCGAACGCGACGGCGGCGACGCCCGCGAACGCCTCGGCCGCCTCTTCGACTTCGTGGGGTCCAGTGAGACACCCGTGACCAACGCCGGAGTCGAGCTCGCGATCCGCGACTGGGCCCGGCGCGACGAAGACGTCGCCCAGTGCCTCCGCCGGGCCGACAACCGGCGCATGGACTATCTGCGCGAGCTCTACGGAGCCTTCTGCCCCGACGAGGGCGATGTCGAGGCCCGCTGCCTGATCACCTTCTCACTGCGCATCGGCGACCACCTCATCGCGGCCGACAACGGACCGCGCAGCCGCCCGGAAGTCCTCGCCGCGGTCAGGGCCCGGCTGTTGGGCTGA
- a CDS encoding M28 family metallopeptidase produces the protein MSARRRTVVTATLAAAALVSPLLVAGPATAGSGSPSPANRGDALARQLVKESTAKDAFRHLKVFQAIADHSGDTRVAGSKGHQLSAAYVEAVLKAAGYKVTRHEFDFVYTDEIAESLAVVSPTPRDIPIQLMTYTASGPEGGVTADVAVAPVDADGTNGCDATDFAAGAFTGKIALIKRGGCTFAVKQANAHAAGAVGAVIYNNTGGALNGTIGDSTLGKIPTGGITQADGEALAAEAATGPVKVTLDIRELRENRKTFNVVAETRGGDADNTVFLGAHLDSVNEGPGINDNGSGSAGILQVAQKLAKSQGKVKNKVKFAWWSAEEFGLLGSEAYVASLTEEQKKQIKLYLNFDMIGSPNAAYFVYDGDDSDATGAGPGPEGSAQLEKGINDFLDSKGIPHEGTDFTGRSDYGPFIEVGIPSGGTFTGAEGIKTEAQAAKFGGQAGVAYDVNYHAPGDDIDNINLRAFDINIDVIADAVGHYAYDLAPLTQPVNSAPTDGDSGSGGGLHDGHGHVTE, from the coding sequence ATGTCCGCACGTCGAAGAACGGTGGTGACCGCCACCCTGGCCGCCGCCGCACTTGTCTCCCCGCTGCTCGTCGCCGGACCCGCCACCGCGGGTTCCGGCAGTCCGAGCCCGGCCAACCGGGGTGACGCACTGGCGAGGCAACTCGTCAAGGAGTCCACAGCCAAGGACGCCTTTCGCCATCTGAAGGTCTTTCAAGCGATAGCCGACCACAGCGGTGACACCCGGGTGGCCGGCTCGAAGGGTCACCAACTGTCGGCCGCCTACGTGGAGGCCGTGCTCAAGGCCGCGGGCTACAAAGTGACCCGTCACGAGTTCGACTTCGTCTATACCGACGAGATCGCCGAGTCCCTCGCCGTGGTCTCGCCCACCCCGCGCGACATCCCCATCCAGCTGATGACGTACACCGCCAGCGGCCCCGAGGGCGGCGTGACCGCGGACGTGGCCGTCGCTCCCGTGGACGCCGACGGAACCAACGGCTGCGACGCCACCGACTTCGCCGCCGGTGCCTTCACCGGCAAGATCGCCCTGATCAAGCGCGGTGGCTGCACCTTCGCCGTCAAGCAGGCCAACGCCCACGCGGCGGGCGCGGTCGGCGCCGTGATCTACAACAACACCGGGGGCGCCCTCAACGGCACCATCGGCGACTCGACCCTCGGCAAGATCCCCACTGGCGGCATCACCCAGGCGGACGGCGAGGCGCTGGCCGCCGAGGCGGCCACGGGGCCGGTCAAGGTCACCCTCGACATCCGTGAACTGCGGGAGAACCGCAAGACCTTCAACGTCGTGGCGGAGACGCGCGGCGGCGACGCGGACAACACCGTCTTCCTCGGAGCCCACCTGGACTCGGTCAACGAGGGACCGGGCATCAACGACAACGGCTCCGGCTCGGCCGGCATCCTCCAGGTCGCGCAGAAGCTGGCCAAGTCCCAGGGCAAGGTCAAGAACAAGGTGAAGTTCGCCTGGTGGTCGGCCGAGGAGTTCGGCCTGCTGGGCTCGGAGGCGTACGTCGCCTCGCTCACGGAAGAGCAGAAGAAGCAGATCAAGCTCTACCTGAACTTCGACATGATCGGCTCGCCGAACGCCGCCTACTTCGTCTACGACGGCGACGACTCGGACGCCACCGGTGCCGGCCCCGGCCCCGAGGGCTCGGCCCAACTGGAGAAGGGCATCAACGACTTCCTCGACTCCAAGGGTATCCCGCACGAGGGCACCGACTTCACCGGCCGCTCGGACTACGGCCCGTTCATCGAGGTCGGCATCCCCTCCGGCGGCACCTTCACCGGTGCGGAGGGCATCAAGACCGAGGCGCAGGCCGCGAAGTTCGGCGGCCAGGCGGGTGTGGCGTATGACGTGAACTACCACGCCCCGGGCGATGACATCGACAACATCAACTTGCGCGCGTTCGACATCAACATCGACGTCATCGCCGATGCGGTCGGCCACTACGCGTACGACCTCGCACCGCTCACCCAGCCGGTGAACTCCGCCCCGACGGACGGGGATTCCGGCAGCGGCGGCGGCCTGCACGACGGCCACGGGCACGTGACCGAGTAG